The stretch of DNA ACCCGCGACTCCGCCGATCAGCGGGCCGGGCGGGCGGGCCGGTTGGGGCCGGGGGCCTGCTACCGGCTGTGGAGCCCGGCCACCCAGGCGGCGCTTCTTCCCCAGCGCCGCCCTGAGATCCTGGAGGCCGACCTGGCCTCGCTGGTGCTCGAGCTGGCCCAGTGGGGGGTGCGCGACGTGTACGCCCTAGCCTGGGTCACGCCCCCGCCCGTGGGGGCGCTGCGGCAGGCCCGCGCCTTGCTCGAGGAGCTGGGCGCGCTCGAAGGGGACACCCTCACCGAGCGCGGGCGGCAGATGCTCGAATGGCCCACCCACCCCCGCCTGGCCCACCTCCTCCTCGAGAGCCAAAGGCTAGGGCTCGAGGCTTTGGCCGCAGACGTGGCGGCCTTGCTCGAGGAACGCGACCCGCTCCCCCGGGAGAGCGGGGCCGATCTGACCCTGCGGGTGGTGGCCTTGAGAAACTGGCGCGCCCGCCGGGGCGATCTGCAAGGGGCCGATCCGGGGGCATTGGCCCGCGTCGAGCGCCTCTCAGAGCAGTGGCGAAGACGCCTCGGGGTGCCCGCCGGGAACGACACGCCCGATCCCTATGCCATCGGCCTGCTTTTGGCCCTGGCCTACCCGGATCGGGTGGCCCGGATGCGCGAGGGAGAGCCTCGGCGCTACCGGCTCTCCGGCGGGCGCGGGGTGCGCCTGGCCGAAGACGACCCGCTGCAGGGCCAACCCTGGCTGGCCGCGGCCCACCTGGACGCGGGAAGCGAGGAGGGGCGGGTCTTTCTCGCCGCCCCGGTGAGGCCGGAAGACCTCGAGCCTTTTGCCCGATCGGTCGAGGTGGTAGCTTGGGATGCTCGAGCCGGGGTGTTGCTGGCCCAGCGCGAGCGCCGCATCGGGGAGGTGGCGCTTTGGGTAGAGCCGCTCGAGCGAATCCCCGAGGAGGAGCGCCTGCGGGTGCTGTGCCAGGTGGTGCGCTCGGAGGGGTTGGACGTTCTGCCCTGGACGGAGAACCTGCGGCAGTGGCAGGCTCGAGTGCTTTCTTTGAGGGCCTGGCGGCCCGAAGAAGCTTGGCCGGATGTTTCGGATGGGCATCTGCTCGAGACCTTAGAAGACTGGCTCGGCCCCTGGCTGGGTGCGGTCTCGCGGCGGGAGGACTTCTCCCGGCTGGACCTGGGGGGGATTCTGGCGGGCCTCCTGCCCTGGCCCCTCCCGGCCCGCCTCGACGAGCTGGCCCCCACCCGCCTCACCGTGCCCAGCGGCTCTTCGATCCGGCTCCGCTACGGCCCCGACGGAAGCCCCCCGGTGCTGGCGGTGCGCATTCAAGAGGTCTTCGGGTTGGCCGATACCCCCCGGGTCAACGAGGGGCGCACCCCGGTTCTCTTGCACCTCCTCTCCCCGGCTCACCGCCCGGTGCAGGTGACCCAGGACTTGCGTAGCTTCTGGGCCAACACCTACCCCGAGCTGCGCAAAGAGTTGCGGGGCCGCTACAGCAAACACC from Meiothermus sp. Pnk-1 encodes:
- the hrpB gene encoding ATP-dependent helicase HrpB, producing MPAQPLPIHEALPDLKKALARHPTVILQAPPGAGKSTVLPLELLNEPWLGGRKILMLEPRRLAARAVAARLAALLGEEVGQTVGYRVRFESRVGRQTRLEVLTEGILTRRLQHDPTLEGVGLVIFDEFHERSLQADLGLALTREVQGALREDLRLLVMSATLDGESLSRALGKAPVVTAQGRQYPVELHYLSRDPEGHLIATAAGAVARALERHEGDVLVFLPGVGEILRGEKLLKERHPELRVLPLYGDLPLPAQQEAILPDPAGRRKVVLATSVAETSLTIEGVRVVVDSGFSRLPRFDARSGLTRLETVRVTRDSADQRAGRAGRLGPGACYRLWSPATQAALLPQRRPEILEADLASLVLELAQWGVRDVYALAWVTPPPVGALRQARALLEELGALEGDTLTERGRQMLEWPTHPRLAHLLLESQRLGLEALAADVAALLEERDPLPRESGADLTLRVVALRNWRARRGDLQGADPGALARVERLSEQWRRRLGVPAGNDTPDPYAIGLLLALAYPDRVARMREGEPRRYRLSGGRGVRLAEDDPLQGQPWLAAAHLDAGSEEGRVFLAAPVRPEDLEPFARSVEVVAWDARAGVLLAQRERRIGEVALWVEPLERIPEEERLRVLCQVVRSEGLDVLPWTENLRQWQARVLSLRAWRPEEAWPDVSDGHLLETLEDWLGPWLGAVSRREDFSRLDLGGILAGLLPWPLPARLDELAPTRLTVPSGSSIRLRYGPDGSPPVLAVRIQEVFGLADTPRVNEGRTPVLLHLLSPAHRPVQVTQDLRSFWANTYPELRKELRGRYSKHPWPEDPWNAQPTRTAKPRPP